The following are from one region of the Flavobacteriaceae bacterium UJ101 genome:
- the pmtA gene encoding phosphatidylethanolamine N-methyltransferase (KEGG: noc:Noc_0914 phosphatidylethanolamine/phosphatidyl-N-methylethanolamine N-methyltransferase), giving the protein MKVNTNHWNKIRYTFYQPFYDIMTGIFKSYRKKSINQLALNSNDKILILGAGTGLDLPFLKNQKNITAIDITPSMLKKLDKRGKKYQLNVDSHVMDGQNLAFENNTFDCVILHLVIAVIPDPVKTIQEVERVLKPNGKYTILDKFISKNSHPSFIRKLLNPITNFLFSNINRDIHKIISNTNLIIKNEQNLNLSFKIIQGIKP; this is encoded by the coding sequence TACTTTTTACCAGCCATTTTATGATATAATGACTGGTATCTTCAAATCGTATCGTAAAAAATCTATTAATCAACTTGCCTTAAACTCTAATGATAAAATTTTAATATTAGGTGCGGGTACGGGACTAGATTTACCTTTTTTAAAGAATCAAAAAAATATAACTGCCATAGATATCACTCCTTCTATGTTAAAAAAATTAGATAAAAGGGGCAAAAAATATCAACTAAATGTTGATTCACATGTAATGGATGGTCAAAATCTAGCTTTTGAAAACAATACCTTTGATTGTGTTATCTTACATTTGGTTATTGCTGTCATTCCAGATCCTGTTAAAACGATACAAGAAGTAGAACGTGTTTTAAAACCGAATGGTAAATATACCATTTTAGATAAATTCATTTCTAAAAATTCTCATCCCAGTTTCATACGAAAATTATTAAATCCTATCACCAATTTTTTATTTTCAAATATAAACCGTGATATACATAAAATTATATCAAATACTAACCTAATCATAAAAAATGAACAAAACTTAAACTTAAGTTTTAAAATTATTCAAGGAATTAAACCTTAA
- the ARSC2|arsC gene encoding arsenate reductase (glutaredoxin) (KEGG: fte:Fluta_3069 arsenate reductase) — MLFKKINQNIESFNENFDSISKDRKEKLNTLTQYIQEKLDQNQLPKLIVICTHNSRRSHLGQLWLAAGADYYGLQIETYSGGTEATAFHPNAIKAMQNLGFEILTENKENSNPTYQIKWKEDQLPYHAFSKRFEDTPNPTEKFSAIMVCSEADEGCPFVPGTDFRIALPFDDPKAFDNTELESDKYIERARQIGTEMMYVLYNVTKKS, encoded by the coding sequence ATGTTATTTAAAAAAATCAATCAAAACATTGAGTCTTTTAATGAAAATTTCGATTCTATTTCTAAAGATCGAAAAGAAAAACTCAATACTTTAACACAGTATATTCAAGAAAAATTAGATCAAAATCAACTACCGAAATTGATTGTAATTTGTACTCATAATTCTCGAAGAAGTCATTTAGGACAATTATGGTTGGCTGCTGGTGCTGATTATTATGGTTTACAAATCGAAACCTATTCTGGTGGGACTGAAGCAACAGCATTTCATCCTAATGCGATAAAAGCTATGCAAAATTTAGGTTTTGAAATCTTAACTGAAAATAAAGAAAATTCAAATCCTACTTACCAAATTAAATGGAAAGAAGACCAACTTCCTTATCATGCTTTTTCAAAACGTTTTGAAGACACCCCTAATCCAACTGAAAAATTTTCAGCGATTATGGTTTGTTCAGAAGCTGATGAAGGTTGTCCTTTTGTTCCTGGTACTGATTTTAGAATTGCTTTACCTTTTGACGACCCTAAGGCATTTGATAATACAGAATTAGAATCAGATAAATACATTGAACGTGCTCGACAAATAGGTACTGAAATGATGTATGTATTGTATAACGTAACAAAAAAATCATAA
- a CDS encoding arsenical-resistance protein Acr3 (Catalyzes arsenite efflux from the cell; Belongs to the arsenical resistance-3 (ACR3) (TC 2.A.59) family.), with translation MKNKKQIAFFERYLTLWVILCIILGIGLGKFAGEAIIPLSDWNINSINIPIAILVFFMIFPMMVQIDFNSLKNIRKNSKGLGLTLAINWLIKPFTMAFFAWLFFSNIYDAFLTPEQASEYIAGAIILGAAPCTAMVFVWSYLSDGDPNYTLVQVSVNDLILLVAFIPIVKLLLDVTNVEIPFDVLFTSVIVFVVIPLVSGFLVNQLLIKLKGEAWFKSTFLPKLKPFSIFALLTTLILIFAFQGNQIVENPFHILLIAIPLTIQTYFIFFISWYIGKNWLKIPYCINAPSGMIGASNFFELAVAVAISLFGLNSGATLATVVGVLIEVPIMLSLVSFANRNHYKIKSPKN, from the coding sequence ATGAAAAATAAGAAACAAATTGCTTTTTTTGAGCGCTATTTAACGTTATGGGTTATACTTTGTATAATTCTTGGAATTGGATTAGGCAAGTTTGCTGGCGAAGCTATTATTCCTCTAAGTGACTGGAATATCAATTCAATTAATATTCCTATTGCTATTTTAGTTTTCTTCATGATCTTTCCGATGATGGTTCAAATTGATTTTAATTCTTTGAAAAACATCAGAAAAAATAGTAAAGGACTAGGGCTTACTTTAGCAATCAATTGGTTGATCAAACCTTTTACCATGGCTTTTTTTGCATGGTTGTTCTTTAGTAATATATATGATGCTTTTCTAACGCCAGAACAAGCATCAGAATATATTGCAGGAGCTATTATATTAGGCGCAGCACCCTGTACTGCAATGGTTTTTGTTTGGTCTTACTTATCGGATGGAGATCCTAACTACACATTAGTACAAGTATCTGTAAACGATCTTATTTTATTAGTCGCTTTTATTCCTATTGTAAAACTTTTATTAGATGTAACGAATGTTGAAATTCCTTTTGATGTTCTTTTTACTTCTGTCATTGTTTTTGTTGTAATTCCTTTAGTTAGTGGTTTTTTAGTCAATCAATTATTAATTAAGCTAAAAGGAGAAGCTTGGTTTAAGAGTACTTTCCTACCAAAATTAAAGCCATTTTCAATTTTTGCTTTATTAACCACTTTAATTTTAATTTTTGCTTTTCAAGGAAATCAAATTGTAGAAAATCCTTTTCATATCTTACTCATCGCAATACCTTTAACGATTCAAACTTATTTTATTTTCTTTATTTCGTGGTATATAGGAAAGAATTGGTTAAAAATACCTTACTGTATTAATGCTCCTTCTGGAATGATTGGAGCCAGTAATTTCTTTGAATTAGCTGTTGCCGTTGCAATTTCTTTATTTGGATTAAACTCTGGAGCAACACTAGCTACGGTTGTAGGAGTTTTAATTGAAGTTCCGATTATGCTTTCTTTAGTTTCTTTTGCTAATCGAAATCATTATAAAATAAAAAGTCCTAAAAACTAA
- the aroC gene encoding chorismate synthase (Catalyzes the anti-1,4-elimination of the C-3 phosphate and the C-6 proR hydrogen from 5-enolpyruvylshikimate-3-phosphate (EPSP) to yield chorismate, which is the branch point compound that serves as the starting substrate for the three terminal pathways of aromatic amino acid biosynthesis. This reaction introduces a second double bond into the aromatic ring system; Belongs to the chorismate synthase family.; KEGG: eco:b2329 chorismate synthase), with the protein MAGNTFGNIFRVTTFGESHGIALGGVIDGCPAGIELDFQAITKDLQRRKPGQSSIVTQRKEEDEVEFLSGIFEGKTTGTPIGFQIRNTNQKSKDYTHIKDNYRPSHADYVFDQKYGFRDYRGGGRSSARETASRVVAGAIAKQFLNTISIQAFVSSVGDIFINKPYQELDLSKTDENIIRCPDHETAEKMIQRVKEIKKQGDTIGGTITCVIKNVPVGLGEPVFDKLHAELGKAMLSINAVKGFEYGSGFCGAKMKGSEHNDQFNTDGTTKTNLSGGIQGGISNGMDIYFRVAFKPVATIMQKQTSINNQGEEITLDAKGRHDPCVVPRAVPIVEAMAALVLADYMLINRTVQL; encoded by the coding sequence ATGGCAGGAAATACTTTTGGAAATATTTTTAGAGTTACTACTTTTGGAGAATCACATGGAATTGCATTAGGAGGTGTTATTGATGGTTGTCCAGCAGGAATTGAATTAGATTTTCAGGCTATCACAAAAGATTTACAACGTCGAAAACCAGGACAATCTTCTATTGTAACTCAAAGAAAAGAAGAAGACGAAGTTGAATTCTTATCGGGAATCTTTGAAGGAAAAACAACAGGAACACCCATAGGTTTTCAAATTCGTAATACCAACCAAAAATCAAAAGATTATACACACATCAAAGATAATTATCGCCCGAGTCACGCTGATTATGTTTTTGATCAGAAGTATGGTTTTCGAGATTATCGTGGTGGAGGTCGTTCTTCTGCAAGAGAAACTGCAAGTCGTGTTGTAGCAGGAGCCATTGCAAAACAATTTTTAAATACCATTTCTATTCAAGCTTTTGTTTCTTCTGTAGGTGATATTTTTATTAACAAACCTTATCAAGAACTCGATCTATCTAAAACGGATGAAAATATTATCCGTTGTCCTGACCATGAAACAGCTGAAAAAATGATTCAACGTGTAAAAGAAATTAAAAAACAAGGTGATACGATTGGTGGTACTATTACTTGCGTAATAAAAAATGTTCCTGTGGGATTAGGAGAGCCTGTTTTCGATAAACTCCATGCTGAATTAGGAAAAGCTATGCTTTCCATTAATGCTGTGAAAGGATTTGAATATGGAAGTGGATTCTGTGGTGCTAAAATGAAAGGATCAGAGCATAACGATCAGTTTAATACTGATGGTACTACTAAAACTAATCTTTCAGGAGGAATTCAAGGAGGTATATCAAACGGAATGGATATTTATTTTCGAGTAGCATTTAAACCTGTTGCAACTATCATGCAAAAACAAACATCAATTAATAATCAAGGAGAAGAAATTACACTTGATGCTAAAGGACGCCATGATCCATGTGTCGTTCCACGTGCCGTACCTATTGTTGAGGCTATGGCTGCTTTAGTTTTAGCAGACTATATGTTAATTAATCGAACAGTTCAACTATAA
- the scoA gene encoding 3-oxoacid CoA-transferase (Belongs to the 3-oxoacid CoA-transferase subunit A family.; KEGG: fps:FP0026 3-oxoacid CoA-transferase subunit A) yields MINKKIENVQQALKGVQDGMTFMLGGFGLCGIPENSIAELVRLGIKDITCISNNAGVDNFGLGLLLQNHQIKKMISSYVGENDEFERQMLSGELEVELTPQGTLAEKCRAAQAGIPAFYTPAGYGTEVAEGKESREFNGKMHIMEEAFKADFSFVKAWKGDTAGNLIFKGTARNFNPVMCGAAKITVAEVEELVPAGTLDPNQIHISGIFVQRIFQGEKFEKRIEQRTVRQK; encoded by the coding sequence ATGATTAATAAAAAAATAGAAAATGTACAACAGGCTCTCAAGGGAGTTCAAGACGGTATGACTTTTATGTTAGGTGGTTTTGGGCTTTGTGGGATTCCTGAAAATAGTATTGCAGAATTAGTTCGATTAGGAATAAAAGATATTACCTGCATTTCAAATAATGCGGGAGTAGATAACTTTGGATTGGGTTTACTACTTCAAAATCATCAAATTAAAAAAATGATTTCTTCTTATGTAGGAGAAAATGATGAATTTGAACGCCAAATGCTTTCTGGAGAATTAGAAGTTGAATTAACCCCTCAAGGAACATTAGCAGAAAAATGTCGTGCTGCACAAGCTGGCATCCCTGCATTCTACACTCCTGCAGGTTATGGAACTGAAGTTGCAGAAGGAAAAGAATCGCGTGAATTTAATGGTAAAATGCACATTATGGAAGAAGCTTTTAAGGCTGATTTTAGTTTTGTTAAGGCATGGAAAGGTGATACAGCAGGAAATTTAATTTTTAAAGGAACTGCTCGAAATTTTAATCCTGTAATGTGTGGTGCTGCCAAAATAACAGTTGCTGAAGTAGAAGAATTAGTTCCTGCCGGAACATTAGACCCTAATCAAATTCATATTTCAGGAATTTTTGTTCAACGAATTTTTCAAGGTGAAAAATTTGAAAAAAGAATCGAACAACGAACTGTTAGACAAAAGTGA
- the scoB gene encoding 3-oxoacid CoA-transferase (Belongs to the 3-oxoacid CoA-transferase subunit B family.; KEGG: ecw:EcE24377A_1669 3-oxoacid CoA-transferase subunit B), with translation MSLGKTDIAKRIAQELKDGYFVNLGIGIPTLVANYIPNGIEVEFQSENGVLGMGPFPYEGEEDADIINAGKQTITTLDGASFFDSSTSFGMIRGQHVDLTILGAMEVAENGDIANWKIPGKMVKGMGGAMDLVASAENIIVAMMHTNKKGESKLLKRCSLPLTGVHCVKKIVTNLAVLEIVPDGFKLLERAPGVTVEEIQNATEGHLIIEGEIPEMRL, from the coding sequence ATGAGTTTAGGAAAAACAGATATAGCAAAAAGAATTGCACAAGAATTAAAAGATGGCTACTTTGTTAATTTAGGAATAGGAATCCCTACCCTTGTTGCCAATTATATTCCTAATGGGATTGAAGTTGAATTCCAAAGTGAAAATGGGGTTTTAGGCATGGGGCCTTTTCCTTATGAAGGGGAAGAAGATGCTGATATCATAAATGCAGGGAAGCAAACTATTACAACTTTAGATGGCGCTTCATTTTTTGATTCTTCAACAAGTTTTGGAATGATTAGAGGGCAACATGTTGATTTAACCATTTTAGGAGCTATGGAAGTTGCTGAAAATGGAGATATTGCCAATTGGAAAATTCCTGGTAAAATGGTAAAAGGTATGGGTGGAGCTATGGATTTGGTTGCTTCAGCAGAAAATATCATTGTAGCTATGATGCATACCAACAAAAAAGGAGAATCAAAACTTTTAAAAAGATGTTCTCTTCCTTTAACTGGTGTTCATTGTGTAAAAAAAATTGTAACGAATCTAGCAGTTTTAGAAATTGTACCTGATGGATTCAAACTATTAGAAAGAGCTCCAGGGGTTACAGTAGAAGAAATACAAAATGCAACAGAAGGGCACTTAATCATAGAAGGTGAAATACCTGAAATGCGTCTATAA
- a CDS encoding putative HTH-type transcriptional regulator YhdI (In the C-terminal sectio; belongs to the class-I pyridoxal-phosphate-dependent aminotransferase family; Contains 1 HTH gntR-type DNA-binding domain.): protein MIPYKTIIQLDRKNKQPLYIQISNQIIALIKDHTLPPCSSLPSSRKLAELLNVHRKTIIACYDELNMQGWIETVPKKGTFVNAELPLFNSTQAPEKIRTKEKASFSFNKNPIFDIVPSSDSIQLTHLNEGVSDERLAPVEDLVKIYRSLIKKKTTLPYLSYHSTHGNPELRETLAQYLNETRGLTISKDNVLITRGSQMGIYLATQLLLNQDEYIIVGESNYLTADITFQHSGAKILRVPIDQNGLNTKEIERLCKIYSIKAVYATPHHHHPTTVILSAKRRIHLLNLAQTYRFAIIEDDYNYDFNYNHAPILPLATHDQNSNVIYIGSVCKTVAPVFRVGYLIAAKEFVDECAQLRRYIDRQGDSILELTFAHFIKNGDLDRHIRKILKIYKVRRDLFCSLLKKELNDYFEFDIPHGGMAVWVKLNNKYTWDKVAKIASQNNLSIENAQQYDIINKGHNGIRMGFASYTEEEIHEIIQKLKTTMNALKK from the coding sequence ATGATTCCATATAAAACTATTATACAACTAGATAGAAAAAATAAGCAACCTTTATATATACAGATTTCAAATCAAATTATAGCTTTAATAAAGGATCATACATTACCGCCTTGTTCTTCTTTACCTAGCAGTAGAAAATTAGCTGAACTTTTAAATGTTCATAGAAAAACAATTATTGCTTGCTACGATGAATTAAATATGCAAGGATGGATTGAAACTGTACCAAAAAAAGGAACTTTTGTTAATGCAGAGCTTCCTCTTTTCAATAGCACTCAGGCTCCTGAAAAAATACGCACAAAAGAAAAAGCAAGCTTCTCTTTTAACAAAAACCCTATTTTTGATATTGTGCCTTCTTCTGACAGTATTCAATTAACTCATTTAAATGAAGGTGTATCTGATGAACGGTTAGCTCCTGTTGAAGATTTAGTTAAAATTTATAGAAGCCTTATTAAAAAAAAGACCACTCTTCCTTATTTGTCTTATCATTCAACTCATGGAAACCCTGAATTGCGCGAAACTTTAGCTCAATATTTAAATGAAACTCGAGGGCTTACAATTTCAAAAGATAATGTATTGATTACACGTGGAAGTCAAATGGGGATTTATTTAGCTACTCAACTTCTACTCAATCAAGATGAGTATATTATTGTTGGAGAATCTAATTATTTAACTGCTGATATAACTTTTCAACATTCAGGAGCTAAAATTTTACGTGTTCCTATTGATCAAAATGGTTTAAACACTAAAGAAATTGAACGTTTATGTAAAATCTATTCTATTAAAGCTGTTTATGCAACACCTCATCACCATCATCCCACGACAGTTATACTATCTGCCAAACGAAGAATACATCTCTTAAACCTTGCCCAGACTTACCGTTTTGCTATAATTGAAGATGATTATAATTATGATTTCAACTATAATCATGCTCCTATATTACCATTAGCTACTCACGATCAAAATAGTAATGTAATTTATATTGGATCTGTATGCAAAACTGTTGCTCCTGTTTTTCGAGTGGGATATTTAATTGCAGCTAAGGAATTTGTGGACGAATGTGCTCAATTGCGACGTTATATTGATCGTCAAGGAGATTCTATTTTAGAATTAACGTTTGCCCATTTTATTAAAAATGGAGACTTAGATCGTCATATTCGCAAGATTTTAAAAATTTATAAAGTTCGAAGAGATCTCTTTTGTAGTTTATTAAAAAAAGAATTAAATGATTATTTTGAATTTGACATTCCACATGGAGGAATGGCTGTATGGGTCAAATTAAATAACAAATACACTTGGGATAAAGTAGCAAAAATTGCTTCCCAAAATAATTTAAGTATTGAAAATGCACAACAGTACGATATTATAAACAAAGGTCATAATGGAATTCGAATGGGATTTGCTAGCTACACTGAAGAGGAAATCCATGAGATTATTCAAAAACTTAAAACAACCATGAACGCTTTAAAAAAATAA
- the coaD|kdtB gene encoding pantetheine-phosphate adenylyltransferase (Reversibly transfers an adenylyl group from ATP to 4'- phosphopantetheine, yielding dephospho-CoA (dPCoA) and pyrophosphate; Belongs to the bacterial CoaD family.; KEGG: xfa:XF0980 pantetheine-phosphate adenylyltransferase): MEKRIALFPGSFDPITLGHYDIVKRAIPLFDKIVIGIGTNVSKKYMFSIEKRVEFIKEAFKEYDTVEVTPYEGLTVDFCDEIGAQFILRGLRNPADFEFEKAIAHANRKMNNKIEMVFLLTSSGKSYISSSIVRDVMKNGGDYTGFVPDSVRI; this comes from the coding sequence ATGGAGAAAAGAATAGCACTTTTTCCAGGATCTTTTGATCCTATTACATTAGGTCATTATGATATCGTAAAGCGAGCCATTCCATTATTCGATAAGATCGTTATAGGAATTGGAACAAACGTGAGTAAAAAATATATGTTTTCAATTGAAAAACGAGTAGAATTCATTAAAGAAGCTTTTAAAGAATATGATACCGTTGAGGTAACACCTTATGAAGGCTTAACGGTTGATTTTTGTGATGAGATTGGAGCTCAATTTATTTTAAGAGGATTACGAAATCCTGCCGATTTTGAGTTTGAAAAAGCAATAGCACATGCTAATCGAAAAATGAATAATAAAATAGAAATGGTGTTTTTGTTGACTTCCTCAGGAAAATCTTATATTAGTTCAAGTATTGTTCGAGATGTTATGAAGAATGGAGGAGATTATACTGGATTTGTACCTGATTCAGTTAGAATTTAA
- the ddl gene encoding D-alanine--D-alanine ligase (Cell wall formation; Belongs to the D-alanine--D-alanine ligase family; Contains 1 ATP-grasp domain.; KEGG: bfr:BF0490 D-alanine-D-alanine ligase), producing MKKNIAVLMGGYTDESVISLKSGQVVYDHIDQEKYNVYKVHILNEGWYALVNEQKYSIDKGDFSFDFDNEKIVFDAVFNIIHGTPGEDGNIQAYFDILGIKHTSCPFYQSALTFNKKDSLAVLNSYGIPSAESYFLHHGDPISLEKIIKKVGIPCFVKPNKSGSSLGASKVTKKEDLAKAISYAFQEDDEVIIETFLDGVEVSVGVVDYKGETQVLGITEIVTENDFFDYAAKYEGQSEEITPARLSEQEEQEVRRVAKKAYEIIKMKGLSRSEYILVDGVPHFIEMNTNPGMSLQSILPQQVKIAGISLNDLFEDMIQNALNS from the coding sequence ATGAAAAAAAATATAGCAGTTTTAATGGGAGGTTACACTGATGAGAGTGTGATTTCATTAAAAAGTGGTCAAGTTGTTTATGATCATATTGATCAAGAAAAATATAATGTCTATAAAGTACATATTTTAAATGAAGGTTGGTATGCTTTAGTTAATGAACAAAAATATTCTATAGATAAAGGAGATTTTAGCTTTGATTTTGATAATGAAAAAATTGTATTCGATGCAGTATTTAACATTATTCATGGAACTCCTGGTGAAGATGGTAATATCCAAGCCTATTTTGATATATTAGGAATTAAACATACTTCGTGTCCATTTTATCAATCTGCTTTAACTTTTAATAAAAAAGATAGTTTAGCGGTTTTAAATTCATATGGTATACCATCTGCTGAATCATATTTTTTACATCATGGGGATCCTATTTCTCTAGAAAAAATTATAAAAAAAGTAGGAATTCCTTGTTTTGTAAAGCCTAATAAATCGGGTTCTAGTTTGGGAGCTTCAAAAGTGACTAAAAAAGAAGATTTAGCAAAAGCTATTTCGTATGCTTTTCAAGAAGATGATGAAGTGATTATTGAAACGTTTTTAGATGGAGTAGAAGTTTCTGTAGGAGTAGTAGATTATAAAGGAGAAACTCAAGTGTTGGGTATTACAGAGATTGTGACAGAAAATGATTTTTTCGATTATGCAGCAAAATATGAAGGACAATCTGAAGAAATTACACCTGCGCGACTATCAGAACAAGAAGAACAAGAAGTGAGAAGAGTGGCAAAAAAAGCCTATGAAATTATTAAAATGAAAGGTTTGTCACGATCAGAATATATTTTAGTAGATGGGGTTCCTCATTTTATAGAAATGAATACAAATCCAGGTATGTCATTACAAAGTATTTTACCGCAGCAGGTAAAAATAGCGGGTATTTCTTTGAATGATTTATTTGAAGATATGATTCAAAATGCATTAAATTCATAA
- a CDS encoding non-specific serine/threonine protein kinase (KEGG: ran:Riean_1565 serine/threonine protein kinase, bacterial): MNFLRFLISWKFWLSIILMLAISIGILYWSQGYLNSITHHNEKVEVPNVDSLTIMEAEKLLAEHNLNLTIDSIKFEEKYKPFQIYKQEPLAGNFVKKGRSISVKANPKTFRPVKMPNLIDRSIRLARQHLDLVSLKVGNITYEPHIAKDVVLKVTYNGQEAFPGQELPKYATVDLVLGEGYRENVEIPNLRGLTTSEALAILDQVELSLGSVVKNEVTDSLSARIYDQLPSAGTMIEMGQPINIWITNAKVEADEEHQLAEFPDSLRIQSNSDIIIDSLTK; the protein is encoded by the coding sequence ATGAATTTTTTACGATTTTTAATAAGTTGGAAATTTTGGTTAAGTATTATTTTAATGCTTGCTATTAGTATTGGAATATTATATTGGTCACAAGGTTATTTAAATTCTATAACCCATCATAATGAAAAAGTTGAAGTTCCCAATGTTGATAGTTTAACCATAATGGAAGCTGAAAAACTATTGGCTGAACATAATTTAAACCTTACCATTGATTCTATCAAATTTGAAGAAAAATATAAACCTTTTCAAATTTATAAGCAAGAACCTTTGGCTGGTAATTTTGTTAAAAAAGGACGCTCTATTTCTGTTAAAGCCAATCCTAAAACTTTTAGACCTGTTAAAATGCCCAACTTAATTGATCGTTCTATTCGTTTAGCTCGTCAACATTTAGACTTAGTCTCTTTAAAAGTAGGAAACATAACCTATGAACCTCATATTGCTAAAGACGTTGTACTAAAAGTAACATATAATGGTCAAGAAGCCTTTCCTGGTCAAGAATTACCTAAGTACGCAACAGTTGATTTAGTTTTAGGGGAAGGTTATCGAGAAAACGTTGAGATCCCTAATTTAAGAGGTCTTACCACTTCTGAAGCTTTAGCCATTTTAGATCAGGTAGAACTCTCTTTAGGATCAGTAGTTAAAAATGAGGTAACGGATTCATTATCTGCTCGTATATACGATCAACTTCCAAGTGCTGGAACTATGATAGAAATGGGACAACCTATTAATATTTGGATTACTAATGCTAAGGTAGAAGCTGATGAAGAGCATCAATTGGCTGAGTTCCCTGATAGTTTAAGAATTCAATCAAATTCTGATATTATAATTGATAGTTTGACAAAGTAA